A region from the Streptosporangium sp. NBC_01756 genome encodes:
- the mihF gene encoding integration host factor, actinobacterial type, protein MALPKLTPEQRQAALAKAAETRTARAKLLAEVKAGSVSFEQLLGRDDDIAKRIKVSQALRALPGIGNVKAAQLMEEADVDEARRLGGLGAQQRRKLIEAVTG, encoded by the coding sequence ATGGCTCTGCCCAAGCTAACCCCCGAACAGCGTCAGGCCGCTCTTGCCAAGGCCGCCGAGACCCGTACGGCCCGCGCCAAGCTTCTGGCCGAGGTCAAGGCCGGATCTGTGAGCTTTGAGCAGCTGCTCGGCCGTGACGACGACATCGCCAAGCGCATCAAGGTGTCGCAGGCCCTGCGCGCGCTGCCGGGCATTGGCAACGTGAAGGCCGCCCAGCTCATGGAGGAGGCCGATGTGGACGAGGCCCGTCGTCTTGGTGGCCTCGGCGCGCAGCAGCGCCGCAAGCTGATCGAGGCCGTCACCGGCTGA
- a CDS encoding LysR substrate-binding domain-containing protein, giving the protein MSSLPLNLLSGRLKLRHLVLVTSIAEQGSVLRAAEHLHLAQPAVTRGLRELEDILGVELFVRGPRGVTPTLFGEAFIEHARAVQAELRRAGERIAGLVDGAAGIVTIGTLLAATNVLLPRSIAALKADRPGITVVVREGTFDSLVPQLVGGDIDLILGRLNPIDDRSGLRQVPLYNEPVLLVARSGHPAGRAHVLSDLLDYPWILPLEQTSLRQELEQVFHHEGLSLPRDRTECTSILTIRALLVETDMIAALPALFVRNDDRIVELPVPLPSVRRSVGVTLPGARALTPSGKAMLSYLQRQADRLHA; this is encoded by the coding sequence GTGTCATCTCTCCCTCTGAATCTGCTGAGCGGCCGGCTCAAACTCCGGCATCTCGTGCTCGTCACCTCTATCGCCGAACAGGGCAGCGTCCTACGCGCCGCCGAACACCTGCACCTTGCGCAGCCCGCCGTCACCCGGGGATTGCGGGAGCTGGAGGACATCCTCGGGGTGGAGCTGTTCGTACGGGGACCACGCGGTGTCACGCCCACCCTGTTCGGCGAGGCGTTCATCGAACATGCCCGCGCCGTACAGGCCGAGTTGCGCAGAGCCGGTGAGCGCATCGCGGGCCTGGTCGACGGCGCCGCAGGCATCGTCACCATCGGCACCCTTCTGGCCGCCACGAACGTGCTGCTGCCCCGCTCCATCGCCGCGCTCAAGGCCGATCGCCCGGGCATCACCGTGGTGGTCAGGGAGGGTACGTTCGACTCGCTCGTGCCCCAACTGGTCGGCGGCGACATCGACCTCATCCTCGGCCGTCTCAACCCCATCGACGACCGTTCAGGACTGCGCCAGGTTCCGCTCTACAACGAGCCGGTGCTGCTCGTCGCCCGCTCCGGGCATCCGGCCGGACGGGCGCATGTGCTGTCGGACCTGCTCGACTACCCTTGGATACTCCCGCTGGAGCAGACCTCGCTGCGCCAGGAACTGGAGCAGGTGTTCCACCACGAGGGCCTGTCGCTGCCGCGTGACCGGACGGAATGCACGTCCATCCTGACGATCCGCGCGCTGCTGGTCGAGACCGACATGATCGCCGCGTTGCCGGCGCTGTTCGTCAGGAACGACGACCGAATCGTCGAGTTGCCGGTTCCGCTGCCGTCGGTACGCCGTTCGGTGGGGGTGACGCTGCCCGGCGCCCGCGCCCTGACTCCATCGGGTAAGGCCATGCTGTCCTACCTGCAGCGGCAGGCTGATCGCCTCCACGCGTGA
- a CDS encoding NAD(P)/FAD-dependent oxidoreductase, with translation MTDILVIGGGFAGIWSAAAAARVREESGADLSITLIAPGDDLVIRPRLYEPDPHELSVPLSRVLKPIGVEHVTATVSGIDTANRTVTATDRGGRSHTFGYQRLILAAGSRLRQADVPGAELLHNVDTLEAAVALDRHLHELPDGPGSRTVVVVGAGFTGVEVATELVGRLAALPVHGEQPRIVLVERADEIGPELGAGPRPAITAALAELGVEVCLGRAVASIAPDAVRLTDGTELAACTVVWTAGMQASPLTEQIEGRRDNLGRLYVDGQLAVPEAPGVYAAGDTAAATAEAGQLVLQSCQHAIPLGKYAGYNAAADLLGLSQATFSPAPYATCVDLGPAGAVLTSGWERTVQSVGEAAKQRKMATNRERIYPPVDDAAEILRAADFRVGVRPTGARI, from the coding sequence ATGACGGACATACTTGTGATCGGCGGCGGATTCGCCGGTATATGGAGTGCCGCAGCGGCCGCCCGGGTCCGCGAGGAGAGCGGAGCCGACCTGTCGATCACCTTGATCGCCCCGGGCGACGACCTGGTGATCCGCCCGCGGCTCTACGAACCGGACCCGCACGAGCTGAGCGTTCCGCTGAGCAGGGTACTGAAGCCGATCGGCGTCGAGCACGTCACCGCCACGGTCTCCGGCATCGACACGGCGAACCGCACCGTGACAGCGACCGACCGCGGCGGCCGGTCGCACACGTTCGGCTACCAGCGGCTGATCCTGGCGGCTGGCAGCCGGTTGCGGCAGGCGGACGTCCCCGGTGCCGAATTGCTCCACAACGTGGACACGCTGGAGGCCGCCGTCGCGCTCGACCGGCACCTGCACGAGCTGCCAGACGGCCCCGGCAGCCGTACGGTCGTCGTCGTGGGCGCCGGATTCACCGGAGTCGAGGTGGCCACGGAGCTGGTGGGCAGGTTGGCAGCCCTCCCCGTCCACGGCGAGCAGCCGCGCATCGTCCTGGTCGAGCGAGCCGATGAGATCGGCCCGGAGCTGGGCGCCGGGCCGCGCCCGGCCATCACGGCCGCGCTGGCCGAACTGGGCGTCGAGGTGTGCCTCGGCCGGGCCGTGGCGTCGATCGCGCCGGACGCCGTCCGGTTGACCGACGGCACGGAGCTGGCCGCCTGTACGGTCGTCTGGACGGCCGGCATGCAGGCGAGCCCGCTGACCGAGCAGATCGAGGGGCGGCGCGACAACCTGGGACGCCTGTACGTGGACGGGCAGCTCGCGGTTCCCGAGGCGCCCGGCGTCTATGCGGCCGGCGACACGGCCGCGGCGACCGCGGAGGCGGGTCAGCTCGTCCTGCAGTCCTGCCAGCATGCCATCCCGCTCGGCAAATACGCCGGGTATAACGCCGCAGCGGATCTGCTCGGCCTGTCGCAGGCCACGTTCAGCCCGGCGCCGTACGCCACCTGCGTCGATCTCGGTCCGGCCGGCGCGGTGCTCACCAGCGGCTGGGAGCGTACGGTCCAGAGCGTCGGCGAGGCGGCCAAGCAGCGCAAGATGGCCACGAACCGCGAGCGGATCTACCCACCCGTCGACGACGCCGCGGAGATCCTGCGCGCCGCCGACTTCCGCGTGGGCGTGCGCCCGACCGGCGCCCGCATCTGA
- a CDS encoding MFS transporter: MPESVDLRTQAISHTKPNRVAIASLIGTTLEWYDFYLYGTAAVLVFNKQFFASLSPAAGTLAAFATFAVGFLARPIGGIVFGHFGDRIGRKRILIVSLLGMGMSSALIGALPTYAEIGIWAPALLVALRLLQGAALGGETSGAVLMSVEHAPGGRGNLFGGFPQMGVPAGLVLANLAYYLTTWLSSPETFAAWTWRVPFLMSGLLIVVGLVIRLRISESPSFSAAQEKSEIIQMPLLAALKEHWARIIAIVLMVTAASSCSYVFTVFSLSYGKSRGLDGELLLLGITCGSLLWLASIPFWSRAADVHGRRKVFLFGSVMLLVGAVVYFPLFNMGTAVAIVGAFLVMALTTPISHALQGSIMADVFPAAMRYSGMGIILGLGSLIGGTAPLIASALFAANQSTFLITVYLSVVCSVSLISAVILFQIAPKIDRGQYVNASELVPEANTAS; the protein is encoded by the coding sequence ATGCCAGAATCCGTCGACCTCCGGACGCAGGCCATCTCGCATACGAAACCGAATAGGGTCGCGATCGCCAGTCTGATCGGTACGACTCTCGAGTGGTACGACTTCTATCTGTACGGCACTGCAGCGGTATTGGTATTCAACAAACAATTCTTCGCATCCCTCAGCCCGGCCGCCGGAACGCTTGCCGCATTCGCAACGTTCGCCGTCGGATTCCTAGCGAGGCCGATCGGCGGAATCGTTTTCGGCCATTTCGGTGACCGGATCGGAAGAAAGAGGATTCTGATCGTATCCCTGCTCGGCATGGGAATGAGTTCGGCACTCATCGGGGCCCTGCCCACCTACGCCGAGATCGGTATCTGGGCGCCGGCTCTGCTGGTGGCGCTGCGCCTGCTGCAGGGTGCCGCCCTGGGCGGTGAGACGAGCGGCGCGGTCCTCATGTCCGTGGAGCATGCACCGGGTGGGCGCGGCAACCTGTTCGGCGGATTCCCGCAGATGGGCGTGCCGGCGGGGCTGGTGCTGGCGAACCTGGCCTACTACCTGACGACTTGGCTGTCCTCGCCTGAAACGTTCGCCGCCTGGACGTGGCGGGTGCCGTTCCTGATGAGTGGCCTGCTCATCGTCGTCGGGCTGGTGATTCGGCTGCGCATCTCCGAATCGCCTTCCTTCAGCGCCGCACAGGAGAAGAGCGAGATCATCCAGATGCCGCTCCTGGCGGCGCTCAAGGAGCACTGGGCGCGGATCATCGCCATCGTGCTGATGGTCACGGCAGCGTCGAGCTGTTCGTACGTCTTCACGGTGTTCTCGCTCTCCTACGGCAAGAGCCGGGGACTGGACGGGGAACTGCTCCTGCTCGGCATCACCTGCGGCAGCCTGCTGTGGCTGGCCTCGATCCCCTTCTGGTCCCGCGCCGCCGACGTCCACGGGCGCCGCAAGGTGTTCCTCTTCGGGTCGGTCATGCTGCTGGTCGGAGCGGTCGTCTATTTCCCTCTCTTCAATATGGGCACGGCCGTCGCGATCGTCGGCGCATTCTTGGTGATGGCGCTCACCACTCCCATTTCTCATGCCCTGCAAGGCAGCATCATGGCTGACGTCTTTCCCGCAGCGATGCGCTACTCCGGCATGGGAATAATTCTCGGGCTGGGCTCGCTGATCGGCGGGACCGCTCCTCTCATCGCGAGTGCCCTGTTCGCCGCCAACCAGTCGACTTTTCTCATCACCGTATATCTCTCGGTCGTGTGCTCGGTCAGTCTGATCTCCGCCGTCATATTGTTCCAGATCGCACCGAAAATCGATCGAGGACAGTACGTCAACGCATCGGAACTCGTTCCCGAAGCCAATACGGCAAGCTGA
- a CDS encoding HU family DNA-binding protein yields the protein MNKRELIEKAAAEAGLSRRQTAAALDAILATIQTAVAAEEKVAIPGFGSFEIVHKPARTGRNPQTGEPLEIDETWTAKFKPSPGFMGLIRQRKKD from the coding sequence ATGAACAAGCGCGAGCTGATCGAGAAGGCCGCGGCCGAGGCGGGGCTCAGCAGGCGGCAGACCGCCGCGGCCCTGGACGCGATCCTGGCAACCATCCAGACGGCCGTGGCGGCCGAGGAGAAAGTGGCGATCCCCGGTTTCGGGTCGTTCGAGATCGTGCACAAGCCGGCCCGGACCGGGCGCAACCCGCAGACCGGTGAGCCCCTGGAGATCGACGAGACCTGGACGGCGAAGTTCAAACCGAGTCCGGGGTTCATGGGCCTCATCCGCCAGCGCAAGAAGGACTGA
- a CDS encoding 2-keto-4-pentenoate hydratase: MTSATDPLQTAATRLLEAYSSGRPCEPVRDLIDGVEAAYAVQSLLTRHWLSEGRRLTGRKIGLTSKAVQKQLGVDSPDFGMLFADMAVPDGEDIPVGAVLQPRAEAEVALVLDHDLPHERHTVADVIRATAFALPAIEVVGSRIRDWDITLTDTVADNASAGVYVLGTRPVPLRDLDLRMAGMVVERRGEQVSSGVGAACLGHPLHAAVWLADTLAALGRPLRAGDTVLTGALGPVIPVRPGDVLEARIDGLGDVRAAFAIDDHAKEEV, from the coding sequence GTGACTTCGGCGACAGACCCTCTGCAGACCGCCGCCACGCGGCTGCTGGAGGCTTACAGTTCCGGCCGCCCCTGCGAGCCGGTCCGCGACCTGATCGACGGCGTCGAGGCGGCCTACGCCGTGCAGAGCCTGCTGACCAGGCACTGGCTGAGCGAAGGCAGGCGGCTCACCGGACGCAAGATCGGACTGACCAGCAAGGCCGTGCAGAAGCAACTCGGCGTCGACTCGCCCGATTTCGGCATGCTCTTCGCCGACATGGCGGTGCCGGACGGCGAGGACATCCCCGTCGGCGCGGTGCTACAGCCGCGCGCCGAGGCCGAGGTCGCGCTCGTGCTCGACCATGACCTGCCCCACGAGCGACACACGGTCGCCGACGTGATCCGCGCCACCGCGTTCGCGCTGCCCGCCATCGAGGTGGTCGGTAGCCGCATCCGCGACTGGGACATCACCCTGACCGACACCGTCGCCGACAACGCCTCGGCAGGCGTCTACGTGCTCGGCACCCGTCCGGTTCCGCTGCGCGACCTCGATCTGCGGATGGCCGGAATGGTCGTCGAGCGACGCGGCGAGCAGGTGTCCTCCGGTGTCGGGGCGGCCTGCCTCGGCCATCCCCTGCACGCCGCGGTGTGGCTGGCCGACACGCTCGCCGCGCTGGGACGGCCGCTTCGCGCGGGCGACACCGTGCTGACCGGCGCGCTCGGCCCGGTCATCCCGGTGCGGCCAGGTGACGTGCTGGAAGCCCGGATCGACGGGCTCGGCGATGTCCGCGCGGCCTTCGCCATCGATGACCACGCCAAGGAGGAAGTGTGA
- a CDS encoding amidohydrolase family protein: MTLIDIHAHVFPKISRTEARMLAGAGEPWLRDGMMMSGEDDYRPVTPELWDADARLAAMDRIGVDVQAVSSTPLLFGYAANGERAAEWCAMVNERVLAHCAQAPERLIPLCQVPLQDMNLAVKTVMEAKSAGHRGVHIGNHVGTRNLDDSDILAFLEHCAREDMPVLVHPWDMLGADRMHGHMLSWLVGMAAETQLSILSLMLSGAFESLPRSLRLCFCHGGGSFAYLLGRADNAWHRRDIVRADSPRPPSAYTNRFYVDSAVFDPRALRLLVEVMGAERVMLGTDFPFPLGEREPGAVVRDCPQLDDDERAAILGGNAAAFLGLREFASPRLGRRE; the protein is encoded by the coding sequence GTGACGCTGATCGACATACACGCGCACGTCTTCCCGAAGATCTCCCGTACGGAGGCCAGGATGCTCGCCGGCGCGGGCGAGCCGTGGTTGCGCGACGGCATGATGATGAGCGGTGAGGACGACTACCGCCCGGTCACGCCGGAGCTGTGGGACGCCGATGCACGCCTGGCGGCCATGGACAGGATCGGCGTGGATGTCCAGGCCGTCTCCTCGACGCCGCTGCTGTTCGGCTACGCGGCGAACGGCGAGCGCGCAGCCGAATGGTGCGCGATGGTCAACGAACGCGTCCTCGCCCACTGCGCCCAGGCCCCTGAACGGTTGATTCCGCTGTGCCAGGTCCCGTTGCAGGACATGAACCTGGCCGTCAAGACGGTCATGGAGGCCAAGTCCGCCGGGCACCGGGGCGTGCACATCGGCAACCACGTCGGCACTCGCAATTTAGACGACTCGGACATCCTCGCGTTCTTGGAGCACTGCGCCCGCGAGGACATGCCGGTCCTCGTGCACCCCTGGGACATGCTCGGCGCCGACCGGATGCACGGCCACATGCTGTCGTGGCTGGTCGGCATGGCGGCGGAGACGCAGCTGAGCATCCTGTCGCTGATGCTCTCGGGCGCGTTCGAGTCGCTGCCTCGATCGTTGCGGCTGTGCTTCTGCCACGGCGGCGGCAGCTTCGCCTACCTGCTCGGGCGGGCCGACAACGCCTGGCACCGGCGCGACATCGTCCGCGCGGACTCGCCCCGGCCGCCGTCGGCCTACACCAACCGCTTCTACGTCGACTCTGCCGTGTTCGACCCGCGTGCCCTGCGGCTGCTGGTCGAGGTGATGGGCGCGGAACGGGTCATGCTCGGCACCGACTTCCCCTTCCCGCTGGGGGAGCGGGAACCGGGAGCCGTGGTCCGGGACTGCCCGCAACTCGACGACGACGAGCGGGCCGCCATCCTCGGCGGCAACGCCGCCGCCTTCCTCGGGCTGCGGGAGTTCGCGTCCCCGCGCCTTGGGCGGCGGGAATGA
- a CDS encoding 3-hydroxyanthranilate 3,4-dioxygenase: MMPPFNLHKWIDEHQELLKPPVGNVQIWTDADLMVTIVGGPNQRTDFHVDPIEEFFYQIKGGMVLRVMEEEGKPPVDLQIGEGDVFLLPPHVRHSPQRPVPGSIGLVVEYTRPKGDLDAFEWYCVNCHHLVKRAEVQLRSIVEDLPPIFRAFYEGERTCPHCGAEHPGKDWPDHLRPVVR; the protein is encoded by the coding sequence ATGATGCCTCCGTTCAACCTCCACAAGTGGATCGACGAACACCAGGAACTGCTGAAACCGCCGGTCGGCAACGTCCAGATCTGGACCGACGCCGATCTCATGGTCACGATCGTCGGCGGTCCCAACCAGCGCACCGACTTCCACGTCGACCCCATCGAGGAGTTCTTCTACCAGATCAAGGGCGGCATGGTGCTGCGGGTCATGGAGGAGGAGGGCAAGCCGCCCGTGGACCTCCAGATCGGGGAGGGCGACGTCTTCCTGCTGCCGCCCCACGTGCGGCACTCGCCGCAGCGGCCGGTCCCCGGCTCGATCGGCCTGGTCGTGGAGTACACCCGCCCCAAGGGCGACCTGGACGCCTTCGAGTGGTACTGCGTGAACTGCCATCACCTTGTCAAGCGGGCCGAGGTGCAGCTGCGGTCGATTGTGGAGGACCTGCCACCGATCTTCCGCGCCTTCTACGAGGGCGAGCGCACGTGCCCGCACTGCGGCGCCGAGCACCCCGGCAAGGATTGGCCGGACCACCTGCGGCCGGTGGTCCGGTGA
- a CDS encoding 2-keto-4-pentenoate hydratase, protein MKALAELLDEAALTGHAIPRLTAVTDLSVPAAYEVQRALNERRLARGERVIGVKMGFTSAAKMLQMGVDDVIWGLLTDAMLIESRLDLKGLIHPRIEPEIAFLIERPIRTPADVVAAVGAVAVGYEVLDSRYEDFNFTLPDVIADNASASGFGHGPWHRLRDVANLGLIMEIDGRPVASGSSAAILGDPLRSLTAAARLAHAGGIELQPGWIVLAGAATAAVPLPAGAHVRVSAAGLGHVEVTTR, encoded by the coding sequence GTGAAGGCACTCGCCGAACTTTTGGACGAGGCCGCGCTGACCGGGCACGCCATCCCCCGGCTGACCGCCGTGACGGACCTCAGCGTGCCGGCAGCCTACGAGGTGCAACGTGCCCTGAACGAGCGGCGGCTGGCTCGCGGCGAACGCGTCATCGGCGTCAAGATGGGCTTCACCAGCGCCGCCAAGATGCTCCAGATGGGCGTCGACGACGTCATCTGGGGCCTGCTCACCGACGCCATGCTCATCGAGTCACGCCTCGACCTGAAGGGCCTGATACACCCGCGGATCGAGCCGGAGATCGCCTTCCTGATCGAGCGGCCGATACGAACGCCGGCCGACGTGGTCGCCGCCGTCGGCGCCGTCGCTGTGGGCTATGAGGTGCTGGACTCGCGCTACGAGGACTTCAACTTCACCCTGCCCGACGTCATCGCCGACAACGCCTCGGCCAGCGGCTTCGGCCACGGCCCCTGGCATCGTCTCCGGGACGTCGCCAACCTCGGCCTGATCATGGAAATCGACGGCCGGCCGGTGGCGAGCGGCTCGTCGGCGGCCATCCTCGGCGATCCGCTGCGGTCGTTGACCGCGGCGGCCAGACTGGCGCACGCCGGCGGCATCGAGCTCCAACCCGGCTGGATCGTACTGGCGGGAGCGGCCACGGCCGCCGTCCCGCTACCCGCCGGCGCGCACGTACGCGTCAGCGCCGCCGGTCTCGGCCACGTGGAGGTGACGACCCGATGA
- a CDS encoding RidA family protein, which yields MSDALLVTGKARPRGKFPHVKRAGEFVFVSGTSSRRPDGSFVGASADEMGTPTLDIREQTRAVIENIADLLAAAGGGLSDAVSVTTYLVNMNDFGGYNEVYGEYFDESGPARTTVAVHQLPHPHLLIEISCVAHIPRRSPR from the coding sequence ATGAGCGACGCACTGCTGGTAACGGGCAAAGCCCGTCCACGCGGCAAATTCCCGCACGTCAAACGGGCAGGCGAGTTCGTGTTCGTCTCCGGTACGAGCTCCCGCCGTCCCGATGGCTCCTTCGTGGGAGCGAGCGCGGACGAAATGGGCACGCCGACCCTGGACATCCGCGAACAGACCAGAGCGGTGATCGAGAACATCGCCGATCTGCTGGCCGCCGCCGGCGGCGGACTATCCGATGCGGTCAGCGTGACCACGTACCTGGTCAACATGAACGACTTCGGCGGCTACAACGAGGTCTACGGCGAGTACTTCGACGAGAGCGGCCCCGCCCGCACAACCGTCGCCGTCCACCAGCTGCCGCACCCGCACCTGCTGATCGAGATCTCCTGCGTCGCCCACATACCCCGAAGGAGCCCGCGATGA
- a CDS encoding 2-hydroxymuconic semialdehyde dehydrogenase produces the protein MKPAHYVNGAFTVAGTPFPLCSPVDGQEIGTVPEASRETVDEAVNAARAAFQGAWGQTGTEERCAYLRRIADGIEARFEEFVAAEVADTGKPRELAATVDIPRAIGNFRAYADLAYGLSGRAYPTTVPAWSGSGQALSYTVRRPVGVVAIIAPWNLPLLLLTWKVAPALAAGNAVVAKPSEETPSTAALLAEVIDAVDLPPGAFNLVHGHGANAAGEHLTAHPGVDAIAFTGASATGSAIMRNAAAHVTPLSFELGGKNPALVFADADLERAVEGTLLSSFTHSGQICLCTERVYVQRPIFGAFVDALAERARQLDGYGPMISAEHRDKVLSYYRLAVEEGATVLAGGGVPVFGDARDGGYYVEPTVITGLPQTARTVREEIFGPICHVAPFDEEDEAIRLANDSPYGLAATVWTNDLSRAHRVAPRIDAGIVWVNCWNLRDLRTPFGGVKASGIGREGGEHSLDFFSEPVNVCVKI, from the coding sequence ATGAAGCCCGCGCACTACGTCAACGGCGCCTTCACGGTGGCAGGGACGCCGTTCCCACTGTGTTCCCCCGTAGACGGCCAAGAGATCGGCACCGTGCCCGAAGCCTCGCGCGAAACCGTGGACGAGGCTGTAAACGCCGCCAGGGCCGCCTTCCAGGGGGCCTGGGGACAGACCGGCACCGAGGAGCGATGCGCTTATCTGCGACGCATCGCCGACGGGATCGAGGCCAGGTTCGAGGAGTTCGTCGCGGCTGAGGTCGCCGACACCGGCAAGCCGCGTGAGCTGGCCGCCACGGTGGACATCCCGCGCGCCATCGGTAATTTCCGCGCCTACGCCGACCTCGCCTATGGCCTTTCCGGACGCGCCTATCCCACGACCGTCCCCGCGTGGAGCGGCAGCGGCCAGGCACTCAGCTACACCGTGCGCCGCCCGGTCGGCGTCGTGGCCATCATCGCCCCGTGGAACCTGCCACTGCTGCTGCTCACGTGGAAGGTCGCCCCCGCGCTCGCGGCGGGCAACGCCGTCGTGGCCAAGCCGTCGGAGGAGACCCCTTCGACGGCGGCCCTGCTGGCCGAGGTGATCGACGCAGTAGACCTGCCGCCGGGCGCGTTCAACCTCGTCCACGGCCACGGCGCGAACGCGGCGGGTGAGCACCTGACCGCGCACCCGGGCGTGGACGCGATCGCCTTCACCGGCGCCTCGGCCACCGGCAGCGCCATCATGCGCAACGCCGCCGCACACGTCACGCCGCTCTCGTTCGAGTTGGGCGGCAAGAACCCGGCGCTCGTCTTCGCCGACGCCGACCTGGAGCGAGCCGTCGAGGGCACGCTGCTCTCCAGCTTCACCCACTCCGGCCAGATCTGCCTGTGCACCGAGCGCGTCTACGTGCAGCGTCCCATCTTCGGCGCCTTCGTGGACGCGCTGGCCGAACGGGCCCGCCAACTGGACGGTTACGGGCCGATGATCTCGGCCGAGCACCGCGACAAGGTGTTGTCCTACTACCGCCTGGCGGTCGAGGAAGGTGCGACGGTGCTGGCGGGCGGAGGCGTCCCCGTGTTCGGCGACGCCCGCGACGGCGGTTACTACGTCGAGCCCACCGTCATCACCGGGCTGCCGCAGACTGCGCGCACGGTCCGCGAAGAGATCTTCGGACCCATCTGCCATGTCGCGCCGTTCGACGAGGAGGACGAGGCGATCCGGCTGGCCAACGATAGCCCGTACGGACTGGCCGCCACGGTATGGACCAACGACCTGTCGCGTGCCCACCGCGTGGCGCCCCGGATCGACGCCGGGATCGTCTGGGTGAACTGCTGGAACCTGCGGGACCTGCGCACCCCCTTCGGCGGTGTGAAAGCCTCCGGCATCGGCCGCGAGGGCGGCGAGCACTCCCTCGACTTCTTCTCCGAGCCCGTGAACGTGTGCGTCAAGATATGA